DNA from Colletotrichum higginsianum IMI 349063 chromosome 7 map unlocalized unitig_7, whole genome shotgun sequence:
AAGCCGTTGAGGCCGGGCAGGCCGTTGAAGATGTTGAGAccattgccgccgccggaggagCCGTTGATCTGACTGGCATGGGAGGGACGAATCGTAGCGCTGCTCCGGTTGCTTCGCGTGTTCCCGTCAACCTCATCCAAGGTGTGGATGGAAAAGCGACCATTGGAGGTGCGGCCGCCCGAGTTCTGCCTGGAATGACGGCCGACGCTGGAATGGCGAGCCACTCGCTTGCTCGGAGTGGCATTCAGCTCGGTGTCGCTCTCCTCATATTCGCtgtcctcggcgatggtggaCTCGAGGTTGGAGGGGGGCTGCGGGGTAGAGTCCTGGTAGGAGATGGACTCTATGCCGGCGATCCAGAAGTAGTCGGCgagcggcgtcgaggagctgtCCATGACATGTCACTTGCTGGTGACCAGCCGGATTGGCGATTGGGCGATGCTGTTTGGCCGGCGAGGATattttttttccttctctcgTAACGTCCGTCGTTGCTCTCGCACGGGGGGCTGGCCCGGGCTTTTTAATCGTAGGAGGGTCTCGGGGTCCTTTGGGTCGTTGACTGGTCAGGCAGGACTAGGGGTTGGTACTTTGTGGTACAATtcggtgcggtgcggtgcggtggGCGGGCGAACAGGGCAGGGGTAGGGGTGCCAGGATCCGGGAGGTTCTAAGAAAAAGTCTCAGGCGATAGCTGTAAGGGAAACCGTCTCGTTTAGCTATGGACTCCTGTCGAGGTCTCCATTCAGAActggagaagaggagggggaacaGAAGGCGGTGAACGCACGAACCAGGGAAAAATGCGACTGCTTTTCGACCAGCGACAGCGAAGGCGCCCAGCAGCGGAGTCGAAGGCAGGTGAAGCAGGGAAGCCGGACGTCAAGGATCAAATCGGATTGGAGAGGGGTCGGGAGGTGTCGTCGTTGCGCAGGGTAGCGTACCTAGTAGGTGACGAGGTGGTAGTGGTGAGATTTGGTCGCTGGTGTTGAGAGAGAAAGCCCGCGCACACAGGGTAAGAGGTAGGGGGTAGTGAGGTGTGATATGGTGAGGCAAGAAGGTTAAGGTGGAATGCCGTCGGGTCggggtcgaggtcgaggagcgaatcaacaacaagaagaggAAACCGCCAAAGGAGTGAAGAAGATTTGGGACGTTGAAAACGTGGTTGAGGAAAAGGTGGAAGTGAGAGTTGACGAGTGACGAGAGGCGTCAGCCAGGTCGAGCGAGGTTGGTAAATGGTGCCAGACCCAGGGGCTCAGGATCAGATGCCTCCTACCCAAGTTTAGGCTGGTGGTTGTGCCGATTTGGTCAAGGATAACACCAGCAAACGAGACCGGGCGATGCTGTCGGGGTGtgtttttcttccctcttctctatccctctctctttctgttGGTGGCCCAAgcctttttttcctttcgtttctttttttctctctttctttccgGCGGTGACAGACGAACAAACGCAGAGCCTccaaagaaaagaaaagatgGAATACGCAACTGGACGAAAGAAAGGAGGGCTTTTTTCTCCTGGCGACGGATTGCCAAGCAAGTGCCTGTTGGACGGAAATGgaaagacggcggcggcggggggaagaaggcgaggaagagaaacATGAAATAAATTAGGCCAAGTCAGGTACCGAAAGCCACGCGCGGACAGTtatctttttcttccttttcctaTGTTTCTCCTAGCCGCGTCCGTCGCCTTCGTTTCCCTATTTCTTGATCCTCCGACGGAGATGTAGGTCCTTGCAGAGGGCAGTAAGCAGGTCGGGGGAGACAGATACGATTAGTGGTTTGGGCTAAGCACGGGGCGCAATGTGGAAGGCGAAGGACAacgaacagcagcagccatgGGACGGCTTGGTTCAGAATGGAAAGCTAATGTGGTGATCGGGCTCAATGCGAGAGAGAAATAGGGCAAGCACCAATCTCCAGGCGCCTCCATTCGCTCGTCACCTGTTGGCGCTACCGAAATGTTCGTGGAGGgaaggaggtggtggtgtgtggtTTGGGCAGGGGGCGTGTGGGAGGttggggggggatggggatgacAGGTGGGTGAAGCAGCGAGTGGTGGTGTGGGATAGGTGGGGACCGATACGGGGTGGGCGGCAGGCTGTTGACCAGAGGtaagtacctaggtattGTACGGAGTACTGTGAGGTACCTATTGTAGGTATCCGTGGTGGAGAGGGCATACCTTCCTTCCTTCACTCTTGTCCCGCATTCACACAATACTACTAGTTGTAGGCGGGTGAGAAGGTGGTGAGCGCGGGAGGACGGAAAGTGAGAGCGACACTGGGGAGGGCGCCAGGGACCCAGCGAGCGCCTGGGATTGGGACACGCTTCAGCCGGAGGGATGCAGTGCAAGCAGCTATTGCAGGGAAACTCAAGACCACGTTCACAACAAACACTGGGCCTCAACCGGGTCTTCACCAAACTCGATTTCGAAGCATGATGGGCTCCTTAAGAAATGACATGCTCTGCACTCTTGCAACTCATACAGAATCCGTCCTCGAGTTCACCTTGTTGCTCGTGCCTGCATCTCGTCTCGAATCGCGTCGACGTGTCTTGTATCTCCGGGATGCTTCGACTCGACGAGACATACCAGTCTGGCGTATCCGACAAGTCCATTCCTCAGGCTTCGCTGAACCGGCCTGGCGGATATCTGACGTGTTTCACACTGACTTGTTTtactttcttcttcctcgacgcgAGATCTCAGAAGACAGGAAGAAGCAATGACACGTGCAGTAAGACCCCATCGAAGAATGTCTCTCGGTCACCGTTACCATGTCTCGCGTTCTCCTTCTGGCTGGTACCATCAAGTTGCCAACAGCTCTTGTCAATTGTTCATCCCCAGCACATGATACATCATACAATTAACTCCCCGTGGTGGCCGCGGATGCAGATAAGGTATGCCCGAGTTGGTGAGGCGCGAAAACAGTACTCGGAAGTTCGAAGCAAGCCCCCTTGTCCCCCCTTGTGGTCCCTGAACTAGCGTATCCAGGGAAAAACCTGGTTGGCCAGCAAACCTCATCAAGGCTTGCGCCGCCCTCCTGCGGGCGACgacactcactcacactcaaggccctgggcgccgccgtccccctcctcctccctggATCGCTCACACCGTCACGGGCAATTGCTTGTCGATCAACTGAAAACCGCCGTGGTTCTGTTTTCCATAGCTCCACCTAGCCCACAGTTGCTGCCACGCTGATTCTGCCCGTCAGACCCTTTTGGTGCCTGTCTCGCGAACTCGGTCCACCAGGAACGCTGGAATGACCATCGACATCCACAtccttctcccccctcttcctctagcatccaccctccctcctcttcgagcCCTTGCCTTGGGGATCTTCTATTCAGCTCCAAGGCCGTCCATCACCGGAAATTCCCCAACGTGGTGTAAATCgctcttcccttcccctcacTCGCCATTCATTTCTGCCGCCAGCGACGCCCGACATCATGTGGTGTACAGATCGGTACCTGATCCTCATTCCCACTTCTGGCCCCCAGTCATTCAGTATCTCGCATTCCCATTGCCTCCATGAAAGTCTTGGACACCTGCTCCAATGAGGGGAGAAATCTGAAATGTGAGCTACGaatacctaggtacccagCACTAGCTTGCCATGCCCTGCACGCTTCCCAGGATAGAGGTCCTGTTCAATGCAACCGCGACTACTGCAAAGCAACCTCAATCCTATCCGACTGGACTTCGCCAGAGCCCGCCTGTCCTGTAGACACACCGGTTTCCACGCCTGTTTCTTCGCAAACGCACGTGTGAGAAGCCTTTCTCCCCACGATGGAACGAATCCCGGCACTGCGTTCGTTGCTGAATGTGTACGACTACGCACGCCTCCTTCCATCTCTCGACACTAAAATACACACCACACCAACAAGAAGAATAATCACGGCAAACTAGCAGCAAAATCTGCAGTCACCACCTGCCGTCCGCTCTCTgagcctcgtcggcctcgtcttctAAATTACAATGGAGACAATCATTACCTCATGACCCAACCAGCACGGAACAAACATCCTCTTGTCCCGAGATGCCGCGGTCCGACACTTGGCTCTCATCTTCAGACTCCAGCCCCATCTCCATCCTGGCCAACATGACAAGACTTTTTTTTACCAGATTCAAATTCCCTCGGGACGAAAACCACCCAGGGTTCGACCTCTTGGGTGCTATTCGCCCTGGTGGATCATATCCACTGACTGTCGTATCCCAGGGTCATTGTCATGGATGTCGACAGTATCGAGACCCTTGGTCGCTGGTCCTTCACTGACTCTGCTGAATGTTAAACCTCCCTGTCACGACGTATATCGCCCTACGATGATGATTCATCCCATTCTTCAGACGAACGATTCTCTGCTAGCCTAAACGAACAAAAACAAATACTCGGTCACGATCTGTCCATCCAACATCACGGCCTGGATGGATGCAAGAGCCTTTGGCATCCGGCACCCGGCCAACCATGCACGTTGCCCAGGGGTTTCAGGCTCATGCTTCACaccctctttccctctcaCTCTGTGGATTAAACCCCACGGCCTTCTCATGGCTCTCACCCGCAAATCATGGGATCGGTTGCAGTTAATCTACCGCTTTCCACACATGCGGTATCTGAACGAATTGGAATGGTTGAGTAAGACCAGTGCAAAGTGCCAAAGAAGCATCAACCGTGGCGGTCCACATCCCACCCACCACTACTTCCTTGAGGAGCAATAATCTTCTAGTCCACTGACCTTCAGCTCGATTCATCATCCATCAGCGGTCCTTCGCAAGGCGTACCTGTCTGTCGACGTGCACACATTGCAAGCCCCTAAAGCCAGTGGCTGCCTTAGCATGCATCCGCGCGTCTCAGAgggctcgtcgacgggaACCCGAGCGAGTTTTGTCATCCCAAATGTGATCTCGCCCTTTCTGACAACGGACACTCAACGGGTCCAACCCCCTGTTAATCGGACGGCTGCCAGAATAAGCTACAGCTCGGAAAGTCTCCCATTGCGGCGACTTGTAGTGCGCACAGAAGAAAAGATCATCTCACTCTTAATACGCCTGATTTCACAACCCATGGCTGATCGTAGGCCCAAGGATGTCGAACCTGACGGACAAGGATCGGCGCACAGCTTCAAGTGTCTGTGGGTggtgcccccctcccctcttccccctccccggaGAGCCCATTGCGGACCACCTCCCATTGGCGCCAAAAAGCAAACACCAGCCAGCACCGGCAGATGCCCGCTGTGTCACTCAAGGCACTTGTCACGTCTTGGAATGTTGTCTACTCTACGGAGTATGTAACCGTCCTTTCGTCGCCAGCCGCCCAATCCCTGATCCTATATCTCGCCATGTGAGGTTGCTTCCCTCAGACCCGCAGTGAGGCCGGCACACAGTTTCGGGGACGGTTGGGCATGAACACACACATTGGTGGTCCAGGATCATGCACGGCTCGACGGGAAGGTCAGCCACTGCAGACTCCTTGTCTGCAGCCAGCCAAAAGGCATGAAGAGACCTTTGTTTCAGATGTCGCCTACATACCGACTCAACTCACACGCTAACCATCTTATGGCGTACCAAAATACACTAGCTGACACTTTTCGCTTTTGTCTGCCTCCTTTAGCCCCTGGCACGCGAATGGCTACTCGTCATCTCACCGGATTTGGATCGTCCCCAAAAAAAACTTTACTGCTTATCGAGCTCGCCCGCCGGTTTGGTTCAACTCATTGAGCAGAACCTGGAATACTCACATGTGCTGACAACTGGTGCGTCCGCCCTCCGTCTCGAGGTACTATCACATAGAGGGACAAATCAATTTGCGTCATCTGACCCTGGTGGCTCCAACTTGGGGTGCTAGCATCACGGGTTCAAAGCTGAGTTCACGATAGCTGCTCACAACCAGGGCACTAAGATCGAGCTGCCTTCATATAACCGCAGTTGCCTTGTCCTTGCCTTGGAGCCCAGTACCGGAATTAGGTTGAAGAAATGAAGCTCGATCTAATTCCGGCAAAATTCTACCTCAATCAATCTCTAACAGCGGCATAGCCGCCGCAGGGGAAAAGCTTCACAACGGCGAAGCCACCCGTCGATCCGTGCCATGTTGCTGCAGGCCAAACAACAAAACTAGGTCCCTACATCTATCTCGTGCGGAGCACGAAACAACAGAAGCGATAGAGGAGCCGCCGGGCAGTGATCATTGTGGCGGCGACCCCTTTTCGTTTCCGAAGTAGGGCCGAGATATTAGGGGACGATCCTCGGGAacttgcggcggcggcggtggcacGGAGCACATGTCTTTCGGTTTACGGTATCAGGACGTCTTTTAGAGTTTTGGATCTGAGATGAACTGCTGAGATCTGAAGCTGTCAAACCCAGCCACCGCTGGGAGCTGTGGTCAGAGGGGGGACATCGGAGATCTAGTATTGATTACTGGCATGACAACTTGAGTGAAGAATTAGTGGCGCATCTGAGCGCGAGTTGAAGagctcgccgttggcgctATGGTTCTGACTTGGGATTCGGAGGGTACACACTAAGCCCCTAGCTGGAGAAACTTGCGAACCGCACAGCACATAAGCAGGTTCTCCTGAGCGCGGTTGCCCCCCTTTCTCAAAGGCTTCGCTACCAAACCGAGGCGCTGATGGTTGGTTAGGTCAGATTCTGGCCGTGCGCATCTAACTTCGGCTGCTGGTCGAAAGATCTCCAGCTCGAGCAGGGCTCTGAGTGTTTTCCAAACGGTCGGACGATCTCTCGACGCTGGTATGTCACTGCCACCTGTTTGACCACTGGGCTCCTCTGCCCCTGGGAAAGACGCCTCAACTGGGTTGGCGTTGAAGCGCCTTCCTCCCAAGGTCGCGTTCAGGCGATGTGTCGCGTACCAAGCTTCCCAGTGGAGAGAAAGCCCCTATTCCCCATTTCCCCTCTCCACCCAATGCCCAGAATGCCGAACATGATCCGGCCATCCTCACCCTGCTGGGCTCGGGGAGACCCTTCGGCCTCCTCTACTACGAAGCACACCTGCTCGACCTCCCCCGGATGCAGGACCGGCCGCGCGTCCccgtcgctgccgccaccaccagcagccaCCCAGTTGCAATCCGTATACCCCAGCCCGTCCGCAAGGTCCAGCACGACCTTCTCCAGCTGAATGACGTCCTCGGAGCAGTTCTCGAGCTGCGCCTCCAGGGCCCATCGCCGGCCGCCGTGCCTCGCGGCCGGGGCGAGCGGGCCGATCTTTGTGCGGACGATGAGCGAGGACTTGCAGATGAACTGGTACAGCTTGCGGAACGTGCGCGTCTTGCCCGAGGTCTCGGTCGCCTCGTAGTAGCTCACCGTCACGGCAAGGACGTGgtttccctcttcttttaGGTCGAAGTTCACGATGCGCTGCAGGGTGTCGCCCGGGTCGAGATCCGTACCCTTGGTATCGTCGGAGGGATTCGGTGGGGAGAGCTCGAGTTTCTGAATCGAGTTCGCGCCGGGCGTTTTCATCTCTGCCTCGATGCGGACGTCGCGGATGCTTTTGCGCTTcgggggggcggcgccggcaagggGTAGCCCTCCCGGGCCCAGTGGCGCCATGGCGGGGTCGGGGACATCGTGGTTCGCGCAGAGAGTGCAGCTGaagacctcgccgacgtagGCAGAGCCGAAGCTCAAGGGGAGGTTGAGTATCggcgagaggaggaagggagCGGGGTTCGTGGAGGCGGTCGTGTCGTAGGCGAGGGAGGCAGGAGTCGGGTCGGCGGGGAGGTTGGCGGGGGTCAGTGGCGGGCGGACAGGGTGTTGGATGACGAGCGAGGGACGGGACAGTCTGGTCGTCATGAAGGGTTCACAGGTTAGAAAAGGTTTGCTTTTGTTGTTCTACGTGCTAAAGTGGGAGACTACGATCGACGCGCGCGCGGGTGTGGTGCGGATGGGTATTGGCTGGCTACCTGAGGACTTTAAGGGAGACCGAGTGTGGTTCCTTTAAAGGATCATGAGACGGATATCGTTGGTGGCTCATTGTGTGCGGTTCTCCCCGTGTCTTCGGGACGATCGAGGGCGGGGAAACGTCGGGCACGTATGTAGGATTCCAACGGTCGTCGGAACCAGGAcggtggaggaggatggacgTGACAATTGGTGGGGGAGAGAGTTGGAGATGCTCAGTTGGACGAAATGACGATGGAGTCCCTAAGGTAGCTGTGGTGGATACAGCGCCCGCTATCGATAAGGCAGTTGCTGGGATAGAACACCGACTGAAGGCCCGGGTCCTGCGGCGGAGCTTTTCCCCGCATCACCCCCGGTGGCCCACCCGATTCGGGACTCCGGGGGGCTCTACGGATTTCGAGCAGAGTCGGGTCGAAATAGCGTATTGGGCCGACCAGGTTTCAATCCCAATAGCTATGAAAACCCTATGCCTTTAGACTGTTATCAGGAGACAATGCTATTTTAGGCAGCTGACGTAGTAATGAGGCAAAGCCATTTTTCTTCCCTTCGAAGAGATGGAAAAAACCGAGACAAATGGATAGTCCGTCCCAGCCCTTTTAGGTATATCCGCAAAGCATGAAATGGACAGTTCGGCCTAGGTTGCGCAGCAGTTGAGTCCAGGCGCCAAGGTTGAAGCCTGAGTTCCGTATATTGATAAATCTTAAATGCGTTCGTATTACTATATCTGTTTACTCATGTGCAGACGGCATCTGCTCATCGGTCCCACAAAGTTTATTGCTATCCTCTGCGACGCCTCCTGTGCCATCGAAAGTGGCACCTTCAATACATTTTATCGCCACGAAGCTGGAAGACGGGGCGCACTTCAAATACTGCCTGTTCTCTTCCTTTAGAGAccgggcggcggtggcaccTGTAACATCTGTTAGCATTGACGGCCATCAGACTCAACATCCTCACAAGCCACTCACTGCGCCGTATCCTCCAGTCCCCGGAGGCGAGCCTGATGGAGGTGGCGGGGGAGCAGAGCTCGGgggaggtggcggaggagcagcctcgctgggcggcggaggaggtgatGCGGAAGCTCCAGGGGGCGCGGGCGagccctgctgctgggctTGCGCCGCGGCGTAGTACTGCTGGTACATCTGAACGTAGGCAGCGTAACCGCCGTAGGCGGCGTACGGATCCTGTCCGCCGTAGTACTGCGCATACTGGGCCATGTAGTCAGCTCCGGCTGCAGGGCTGTTGGAACCGCCGGGAGGAGCCGGGCTGGCCGATTGAGCAGctccatggccgccgccataGCCGCCGTGACCACCGTGGCCTCCATGCCCAGAGTTGTAGCCACCACCGCCATGACCGCCGTGGCCGCTGTGGCCTTGGTAACCACCGTgaccgccgccatggccgccatcgTGGTTACGGGACCGGTCGCCATAGCCGCCATCGTGACTGCGGGATCGATCGCCatagccgccgccgctgccaccaccaccgtaACTACGAGGCGGTCTGCTCTTGAACTCCTCGTATTGTTCCTTGACGTTCGCAATCAAGTCTTCGCAAAgttccttggccttctcaACCATCTTAGGATCGGGTCCGCTGTCCCTGGTCAGTAAATGATCGATTGGTATATCGCTGCACAGAACTTACGCGACATGGAGAAACATTTCCTCGTCGCTCTCGCGGTTGGTGGCTGCCTCCAGGTACCCGGAGCCACGTCCTTTGATTTGGACACGGCACTGAGTCTCCTGCTGGATGTGCTTGACGTAGGCACCTCCGTGGCCGACGACCTGGGCGCGAAGATTGAATCCCGGAACGGATTCCAAGCCAATAGGAATCTTCTCCTCGGGCCATTTGCGCTAAAAGCCGTTAGATGAGAAACCACAAAGCAGCTCCATACATACTCGGCCATATTCATCCCTTTCGACTTGCTCTTgatcgcggcggcggaaacGGCGTTCATCGACCAGCGCAGGGAGTTCCTGTTTCATGAGTTCCTCGAT
Protein-coding regions in this window:
- a CDS encoding Duf974 domain-containing protein; amino-acid sequence: MSHQRYPSHDPLKEPHSVSLKVLRLSRPSLVIQHPVRPPLTPANLPADPTPASLAYDTTASTNPAPFLLSPILNLPLSFGSAYVGEVFSCTLCANHDVPDPAMAPLGPGGLPLAGAAPPKRKSIRDVRIEAEMKTPGANSIQKLELSPPNPSDDTKGTDLDPGDTLQRIVNFDLKEEGNHVLAVTVSYYEATETSGKTRTFRKLYQFICKSSLIVRTKIGPLAPAARHGGRRWALEAQLENCSEDVIQLEKVVLDLADGLGYTDCNWVAAGGGGSDGDARPVLHPGEVEQVCFVVEEAEGSPRAQQGEDGRIMFGILGIGWRGEMGNRGFLSTGKLGTRHIA
- a CDS encoding KH domain-containing protein, which translates into the protein MDDSERRSAKRSRFDQTEPEPRKASRFDRRSRSPTSRRSESARDRSPIAADHATEPKKSPVDAAAAAAAAAARINAQLQAKKGIQHVDVPPIKTATPPAGGAQSPDPANTINGEMYIADGDYIKDIEVNDLRNRYLLTKGSTQKMIKEETGADVTTRGNYYPDKSMATAANPPLYLHVTSTSKTGLEQAVAKIEELMKQELPALVDERRFRRRDQEQVERDEYGRRKWPEEKIPIGLESVPGFNLRAQVVGHGGAYVKHIQQETQCRVQIKGRGSGYLEAATNRESDEEMFLHVAGPDPKMVEKAKELCEDLIANVKEQYEEFKSRPPRSYGGGGSGGGYGDRSRSHDGGYGDRSRNHDGGHGGGHGGYQGHSGHGGHGGGGYNSGHGGHGGHGGYGGGHGAAQSASPAPPGGSNSPAAGADYMAQYAQYYGGQDPYAAYGGYAAYVQMYQQYYAAAQAQQQGSPAPPGASASPPPPPSEAAPPPPPPSSAPPPPPSGSPPGTGGYGAVPPPPGL